Below is a genomic region from Prunus persica cultivar Lovell chromosome G3, Prunus_persica_NCBIv2, whole genome shotgun sequence.
TAGACAAGGAAAATGTCATCATATGAGAATGTTGTTGGTGGGAAGCTGAAGCTTAAGGGAAAGGCTCTAGATGTGAAGGCTCctggaatgaagaagaaaaagaaacataagaaACATCAAGATCAAACATCTCTTGTCACAGAAAATGAGCTCTCAGCTGGTAAGTCATCCTTTTGATATCAAGTTGaagtcttctttctttcttttttcttttctaggtTTAATAAGCTGCCTTTTTACCCCTTTTTATTGTCATGCAAATTGAGAAAGGTTTGGTCAGATACGTGTGTTAAAACACAAACAGAAATGAAGAGAACTGTTCTCTAACTTCagattaatttttagtttactATATTTTATCAATTCTGTGTGTGATCAATGGTTCTGGGATCACCAGTACCCTCCAGTACTACTGTAATACTTAATGCCATTACTACTGAAATACTTAATGAACAGTCAATGATGCtaatttctttgatttggtCATAGTATCATTATATGCAACGCAGTTTTTCTTACTAAGTAAGAGCCAACCTAGTAACAAAATTCAATActgtttttgaattgaaatattATGATGATGTTTATCTGGGTTCCTTTTCATCATCCCATTTTAGTTTCCAAAATTATTccttttgtttgaatttaatcATTCAATGGGTGTAGGTGGAAGTACAGAACTATCAACGAACCCTGATGAGGAAGAAATAAATGATGCCAACAAATCAGGTGAGGAGGGGAAGGCTCCTCATTATGATGATCATCTCACACCTGCAGAGAGACGATATAtagagcagagagagagaattgacACTCATAGGATGGCCAAGACAGCGAATAAATCGCACCGTGACAGAATTCAAGACTTCAACCAGTATCTGGCAAACATGAGTGAGCACTATGACATTCCTAAAGTTGGCCCTGGCTAAATCTGGGAAGTCGTTGAATATGAAAGCCAAAGGATCAACCGTCTCATTTGTCATTTTGAAGCCAGTGCTGTATGTATGGTCTAGTTCATGTGGACATCGAATTTATGATTTGTATTCTATATGGCGGTTTCTGATCAGATCTGTGTAGATTGCTGATGACATTTTATTTGCACCTTGCTTTTGTGGTACCATTAACGTTTTTAGCCCTTATGAAGTTGGCATGTCCTTCTCAGCCTTCATATTCTACGGCCATCTCAATTTCATTGCTTGGCTGAAAGCAGTAACTTGCTTCCTAGTAGTCTCTTCGTGTCTGGAGGATGATTACACGGCCTTAataatctctctcttttgtttttgccaGTTGAATGCGTTTTAATCTTGCTAGCCTGCTCGAGATCTAGCAGGTAGCATGGATATTTCTTGTCTGGTTTAGGTGTACAGATTAAGTGGAATTGACCACTATAAAAGTCGAGGCTCCGTAAGCGTATAGCTCGTGGCCCTTCTAAAAGGTCATGGATTGCGACTTTGTAAGGCAAGCATGCCAGGGGTAAACGTCGGGAATGTGTTGACTAATAGAAGGTACCTTACCAATTTACCGAGCTTTAGGTTTGGAGCTAGAACTACTAATCACTTCTTCCACAGCCCAGCTATACAATGATTCAAACCAAACTAACCACCTGACCCAAATTATTTTCCAAATGGTGCTACTCGGAGAAAAAGGATGGGAAACA
It encodes:
- the LOC18783770 gene encoding protein FAM32A-like isoform X2 is translated as MSSYENVVGGKLKLKGKALDVKAPGMKKKKKHKKHQDQTSLVTENELSAELSTNPDEEEINDANKSGEEGKAPHYDDHLTPAERRYIEQRERIDTHRMAKTANKSHRDRIQDFNQYLANMSEHYDIPKVGPG
- the LOC18783770 gene encoding protein FAM32A-like isoform X1, yielding MSSYENVVGGKLKLKGKALDVKAPGMKKKKKHKKHQDQTSLVTENELSAGGSTELSTNPDEEEINDANKSGEEGKAPHYDDHLTPAERRYIEQRERIDTHRMAKTANKSHRDRIQDFNQYLANMSEHYDIPKVGPG